Proteins encoded together in one Penaeus vannamei isolate JL-2024 chromosome 41, ASM4276789v1, whole genome shotgun sequence window:
- the LOC113803007 gene encoding major facilitator superfamily domain-containing protein 6: protein MIDWKMFPMKLHYILRYAGTGPLMPFLPVIARQKGVSDHVVGIIWTVMPFFSLLVKTTAGALADYFRAHRAVFLASLVVMTAALTGIYWSPPIDPEGHPIANATWDNPEGHRIANATWDNPKEHSIANTTWDKPEGHSTPNATWNNPEGHRIAKATRDNNERHSTPNATWNNPEGHRIANATRDNPGTSGERPPSWDVVRDTDVEGTSVGVCGGNVSECLGDSLMRVELPARELATRYEFWVLFLWLLLQFCGYVVVLDLQEAVCFQMLGDAPHRYGQQRLWGTISYGLAAVAGGALVDWYSKDQAQKDYWPVHVMVAVFLALDVVVVARLRFSVTDKKLSRADVHEVFRRPSVMLTVLTTVVLGLSCGMIGTFHFLLVEDVAAAWDPEFLHLKLLQGLMLGVQCLVAEVPCLFLTGWLIEKIGYVKAFLLSLSTFCLRLCLYAAVTNPWWFLPIELLHGVSYAVAFAGVASYANSVTPEGAEATMQAIFGGVFFGGMGVGGLVGGWLFHLVGGWKAFLFVGVGNGVYAMLYLAAHLALERLCPAHSPSERGKNYDEVRNTEEPATRYSECSNRDRQDNSEDSEREAIKQRNITNNVTSV from the exons ATGATCGACTGGAAGATGTTTCCCATGAAGCTCCACTACATTCTCAGATACGcag GGACGGGGCCGCTGATGCCCTTCCTGCCGGTGATCGCGCGCCAGAAGGGGGTATCGGACCATGTCGTGGGCATCATCTGGACGGTGATGCCCTTCTTCAG TCTGCTGGTGAAGACGACGGCGGGGGCGCTGGCAGACTACTTCAGGGCCCACCGCGCTGTCTTCCTCGCGAGTCTGGTCGTCATGACGGCGGCGCTGACGGGGATCTACTGGTCCCCTCCTATCGACCCTGAGGGACACCCGATCGCCAACGCCACCTGGGACAACCCTGAGGGACACCGGATCGCCAACGCCACCTGGGACAACCCTAAGGAACACTCGATCGCCAACACCACCTGGGACAAACCTGAAGGACACTCGACCCCCAACGCCACCTGGAACAACCCTGAGGGACACCGGATCGCCAAAGCCACCCGGGATAACAATGAGAGACACTCGACCCCCAACGCCACCTGGAACAACCCTGAGGGACACCGGATCGCCAACGCCACCCGGGATAACCCTGGTACCTCGGGGGAACGTCCTCCCTCGTGGGACGTCGTGAGGGACACAGACGTTGAGGGGACGAGCGTCGGTGTCTGTGGAGGAAATGTGAGCGAGTGTCTGGGCGATTCGCTGATGCGCGTCG aGTTGCCAGCGCGTGAATTAGCGACGCGATATGAGTTTTGGGTCCTGTTCCTCTGGCTTCTGTTGCAGTTCTGTGGCTACGTGGTGGTGCTTGACCTGCAGGAGGCTGTGTGCTTTCAGATGCTTG GCGACGCTCCTCACAGGTACGGCCAGCAGAGGCTGTGGGGAACGATTAGCTATGGTCTGGCTGCTGTGGCCGGCGGGGCTTTGGTCGACTGGTATTCCAAG GACCAGGCGCAGAAGGACTACTGGCCCGTGCACGTGATGGTGGCCGTGTTCCTGGCGCTGGACGTGGTGGTGGTCGCGCGCCTCCGCTTCTCAGTCACCGACAAGAAGCTCTCGAGGGCGGATGTGCACGAGGTCTTCCGCCGGCCCTCTGTGATGCTTACGGTG ctGACTACGGTGGTCCTCGGCCTGTCCTGCGGGATGATAGGAACCTTCCACTTCCTGCTGGTGGAGGACGTGGCGGCGGCGTGGGATCCCGAGTTCCTCCACCTCAAGCTCCTTCAGGGACTCATGCTCGGGGTGCAGTGTCTGGTGGCGGAGGTTCCCTGCCTTTTCCTGACGG gcTGGCTCATCGAGAAGATCGGTTACGTCAAGgctttcctgctctccctctcgaCCTTCTGCCTCCGTCTGTGCCTCTACGCCGCCGTCACGAATCCCTGGTGGTTCCTGCCCATCGAGCTCCTCCACGGGGTGTCCTACGCCGTGGCCTTCGCTGGTGTGGCGTCCTATGCGAACAGCGTGACGCCGGAAGGAGCGGAGGCCACCATGCAGGCCATTTTTGGCGGGGTTTTCTTCGGTG gcatgggcgtgggcgggcttGTGGGCGGATGGCTCTTCCATCTAGTGGGCGGTTGGAAAGCGTTCTTGTTTGTGGGCGTGGGCAACGGTGTGTACGCGATGCTCTACTTAGCCGCCCACCTCGCGCTGGAAAGGCTGTGTCCCGCCCACTCGCCATCTGAGCGAGGAAAGAACTATG acGAAGTGAGAAACACAGAAGAACCCGCGACACGTTATTCGGAATGCAGTAACAGGGACAGACAAGATAACAGTgaagacagtgaaagagaagCAATAAAACAACGTAACATAACGAATAACGTGACGTCAGTGTAG